In Streptomyces violaceusniger Tu 4113, one DNA window encodes the following:
- a CDS encoding chitinase, producing MVRAQFTKRLLGAAAVVAIAAGGLISAGSANASEDHPDAKQRAAAVPGHAVTGYWQNFDNGATKQKLSDVPDDYDIIAVAFADATGSPGAVDFKLDPATGYSDEQQFKDDIKAKQAAGKSVIISVGGQNGTVSISDDASADAFASSITGLMDKYGFNGVDIDLENGVNSTYMTKALKAVHDKKSDVVVTMAPQTIDMQSASTEYFKTALGIKDFLTVVNMQYYNSGSMLGCDGKVYSQGSVDFLTALACIQLENGLDPSQVGIGVPASTSGAGSGYVEPGVVNNALDCLAKGSGCGSFKPSKTYPGIRGAMSWSTNWDAANGNGWSKAVGPHVHGL from the coding sequence GTGGTACGCGCACAGTTCACCAAGCGACTCCTCGGAGCCGCCGCAGTCGTCGCCATCGCCGCCGGAGGGCTGATATCCGCCGGCTCGGCCAACGCGTCGGAGGACCACCCCGACGCCAAGCAGCGGGCCGCCGCCGTCCCCGGGCACGCCGTCACCGGGTACTGGCAGAATTTCGACAACGGCGCGACGAAGCAGAAGCTCTCGGACGTCCCGGACGACTACGACATCATCGCGGTCGCCTTCGCGGACGCCACCGGCTCCCCCGGAGCGGTCGACTTCAAGCTCGACCCCGCCACCGGCTACAGCGACGAGCAGCAGTTCAAGGACGACATCAAGGCCAAGCAGGCGGCCGGGAAGTCCGTGATCATCTCCGTCGGTGGCCAGAACGGCACGGTGTCCATCAGCGACGACGCCTCGGCCGACGCCTTCGCCTCCTCCATCACCGGCCTGATGGACAAGTACGGCTTCAACGGCGTCGACATCGACCTCGAGAACGGCGTCAACTCCACCTACATGACCAAGGCCCTCAAGGCCGTCCACGACAAGAAGAGCGATGTCGTGGTCACCATGGCGCCGCAGACGATCGACATGCAGTCGGCGTCCACCGAGTACTTCAAGACCGCCCTGGGGATCAAGGACTTCCTGACGGTGGTCAACATGCAGTACTACAACAGCGGCTCGATGCTGGGCTGTGACGGCAAGGTCTACTCCCAGGGCTCGGTCGACTTCCTCACCGCCCTCGCCTGCATCCAGTTGGAGAACGGCCTCGACCCGTCCCAGGTCGGCATCGGCGTGCCCGCCTCCACCAGCGGCGCCGGCTCCGGCTATGTCGAGCCGGGCGTCGTCAACAACGCCCTCGACTGCCTCGCCAAGGGCTCCGGCTGCGGCTCGTTCAAGCCGTCGAAGACCTACCCCGGCATCCGTGGCGCGATGAGCTGGTCCACCAACTGGGACGCGGCCAACGGGAACGGCTGGTCGAAGGCGGTCGGCCCGCACGTCCACGGGCTGTAG
- a CDS encoding lanthionine synthetase C family protein, protein MSAPTSTASAAAQEIAQLLTTPEPLPAELGWRTQSLSKGAAGVALLHIERAHSGEGSWQTAHSWVTAAARDGVSAADDANLLFGAPALAFVLRAAEADGTVRYGPARTGVEKSVTALTHRRVDLAHARIDRGELPAFGEYDLLHGLTGLGAHLLQHAAGNDALGRVLTYLVRLTQPLRADDETLPGWWVFHDPQVKQSDAFRGGHGNFGIAHGIAGPLALLAQARRRGVTVDGHDEALHMISAWLDTWRQHADSGPWWPQWITRDQLRTGRPGQSGPGRPSWCYGTPGLARAQQLAAIATTDIARQQMAEHALVGCLSDPDQLGRITGISLCHGWAGLYQTVWRVGRDACTPEVSVHVPVLADRLIQQCRAGLGEDIGLLEGTTGLALALHTAAHTTPPVSGWDSWLLIN, encoded by the coding sequence GTGAGCGCGCCGACCAGCACTGCGTCCGCCGCCGCGCAGGAGATTGCCCAGCTGCTGACGACGCCCGAACCGCTCCCCGCTGAACTGGGCTGGCGTACGCAGTCCCTGTCCAAGGGGGCGGCAGGTGTCGCACTGCTGCACATCGAGCGCGCTCACTCCGGAGAGGGTAGCTGGCAGACCGCACACTCCTGGGTGACGGCCGCAGCCAGGGATGGGGTCAGTGCTGCGGATGACGCCAACCTGCTCTTCGGCGCACCCGCTCTCGCCTTCGTTCTCCGCGCGGCCGAGGCTGACGGAACCGTGCGATACGGTCCAGCCCGGACCGGAGTGGAAAAGTCCGTCACCGCGCTCACCCACCGCCGCGTTGACCTCGCACATGCACGTATCGACCGCGGTGAACTTCCCGCCTTCGGCGAGTACGACCTCCTTCACGGCCTGACCGGGCTCGGCGCCCATCTCCTCCAACACGCGGCCGGCAACGACGCTCTGGGGCGGGTCCTGACCTACCTTGTACGCCTGACGCAACCGCTGCGGGCCGACGACGAAACCCTGCCGGGGTGGTGGGTCTTCCACGACCCCCAGGTCAAGCAGTCCGATGCCTTCCGTGGCGGGCACGGCAACTTTGGCATCGCGCACGGTATCGCCGGGCCGCTCGCGCTCCTTGCTCAGGCCCGGCGCCGCGGGGTCACCGTAGACGGGCACGACGAAGCCCTCCACATGATCAGTGCATGGCTGGATACCTGGCGGCAGCACGCCGACTCCGGTCCGTGGTGGCCGCAGTGGATCACCCGCGACCAGTTGCGCACCGGTCGGCCCGGTCAATCCGGCCCAGGGCGACCGAGTTGGTGCTACGGCACCCCCGGCCTGGCCCGCGCTCAGCAGCTCGCAGCCATCGCCACAACAGATATCGCACGTCAGCAGATGGCTGAACATGCCCTCGTCGGCTGCCTGTCCGACCCGGACCAGCTCGGCCGGATCACGGGTATCAGCCTTTGCCATGGCTGGGCCGGGCTGTACCAGACCGTCTGGCGGGTTGGCCGTGACGCGTGCACACCGGAGGTCAGCGTGCATGTGCCCGTCTTGGCCGACCGCCTCATTCAGCAGTGCCGTGCTGGTCTTGGCGAAGACATCGGCTTGCTCGAAGGGACTACGGGACTTGCTCTTGCCCTGCACACCGCCGCCCACACCACACCGCCGGTCTCCGGGTGGGACTCGTGGCTGCTCATCAACTGA
- a CDS encoding thiopeptide-type bacteriocin biosynthesis protein: protein MRKVEVSVSPHQVAKSVLEVLAGVPLYQAAARAGMKVGDLADAVEVYQAAGEHALEAQAEAAQGWYSVSIQFADWSAAEQTAFAGLGPQLEQAEKTGALANWWFLRKYPCWRLRCQSGSAATRADAESAVSKILDRLMADGLVDRWWQTIYEPESLVFGGPQGMDAAHDLFHADSWGVLDYVRRHDSSAMPGGTLGRRELSVLLCCTLFFGAGQEPHEQGDIWHRVEQLRPLPSDTPAARLTGMTAALQVLMKLDTSPTSPPFNEGGSLAFIAPWAAAFETAGRRLGGAAHMGTLHRGVRDVLAHHVIFAWNRMGLDSRTQGILARAARDTVMNPSTLPDNPSWEGS, encoded by the coding sequence ATGAGGAAAGTGGAAGTTTCGGTCTCGCCGCACCAGGTGGCCAAGAGCGTTCTGGAAGTTTTGGCTGGCGTCCCGCTCTACCAGGCTGCCGCCCGTGCAGGGATGAAGGTCGGCGACCTCGCCGATGCCGTCGAGGTCTATCAGGCCGCGGGAGAGCACGCCCTCGAAGCTCAAGCCGAGGCCGCTCAGGGCTGGTACTCAGTCTCCATTCAATTTGCCGACTGGAGCGCCGCCGAGCAGACCGCTTTTGCCGGCCTTGGACCACAACTGGAGCAGGCAGAGAAGACCGGGGCGCTTGCCAACTGGTGGTTCCTTCGCAAGTACCCCTGCTGGCGTCTCCGCTGTCAGTCCGGCTCCGCGGCCACTCGTGCCGACGCCGAGAGTGCCGTGAGCAAAATCCTGGACAGGCTCATGGCCGACGGTCTGGTTGACCGATGGTGGCAGACCATCTACGAGCCCGAGTCTCTGGTGTTCGGCGGCCCCCAAGGCATGGACGCGGCCCACGATCTATTCCACGCCGATAGCTGGGGCGTCCTCGACTACGTACGCCGTCATGACTCCAGCGCGATGCCGGGCGGCACCCTTGGCCGCCGGGAGCTGTCCGTCCTGCTGTGCTGCACTCTGTTCTTCGGCGCTGGTCAGGAACCGCACGAGCAGGGCGACATCTGGCACCGCGTGGAACAGCTGCGCCCCCTGCCCTCCGATACGCCCGCCGCCCGGCTGACCGGGATGACTGCGGCGCTGCAAGTCCTGATGAAACTCGACACCAGCCCCACCAGCCCTCCATTCAACGAGGGTGGCTCGCTCGCCTTCATAGCACCCTGGGCCGCTGCCTTCGAGACCGCAGGGCGGCGCCTGGGAGGCGCGGCACATATGGGCACTCTCCACCGGGGCGTGCGAGACGTCCTCGCCCACCACGTGATCTTCGCCTGGAATCGCATGGGCCTGGATAGCCGGACACAGGGCATCCTCGCGCGGGCGGCACGTGACACCGTGATGAACCCGTCGACCCTGCCCGATAACCCCTCATGGGAAGGCAGTTGA
- a CDS encoding S1 family peptidase, with the protein MNRSLVGAFSALLLGGATLVGAGAAPAAAASPASQAKAPKAVTFAGTVALSNCSGSVVRTPGSADTDPALVLSNGHCLESGFPGAGEVIVDKPSTRSFTLLTASGGSAGTVRASKVAYATMTDTDISLYQLTSTYAQIQSAYGIKALPLSDSHPTQGSAINVVSGYWKKIYACNIDGFAYRLKEGDWTWKDSVRYTSACNTIGGTSGSPVVDPASGKVVAVNNTGNEDGGRCTLNNPCEVDENGAVTVRQGINYAQETYGITKCVTTGNKIDLKLAGCALPKP; encoded by the coding sequence ATGAACAGATCTCTCGTCGGTGCGTTCTCGGCCCTGTTGTTGGGCGGCGCGACCCTCGTCGGCGCGGGCGCGGCGCCCGCGGCGGCCGCATCCCCCGCATCCCAAGCCAAGGCCCCGAAGGCCGTCACCTTCGCGGGCACGGTGGCGCTCAGCAACTGCTCCGGCTCCGTCGTCCGGACGCCGGGCTCGGCCGACACCGACCCCGCGCTCGTGCTCTCCAACGGCCACTGCCTGGAGAGCGGCTTCCCCGGCGCGGGAGAGGTGATCGTCGACAAGCCGTCGACCCGGAGCTTCACCCTGCTGACCGCCTCGGGTGGCAGCGCCGGCACCGTACGCGCGAGCAAGGTCGCGTACGCGACGATGACCGACACCGACATCTCGCTGTACCAGCTCACGTCCACATACGCCCAGATCCAGTCGGCGTACGGCATCAAGGCGCTGCCGCTGTCGGACAGCCACCCGACCCAGGGCTCCGCGATCAATGTGGTCTCCGGCTACTGGAAGAAGATCTACGCCTGCAATATCGACGGATTTGCATACCGTCTTAAGGAGGGGGACTGGACCTGGAAGGACTCGGTCCGCTACACCTCCGCCTGTAACACGATCGGCGGAACCTCGGGCTCTCCCGTCGTCGACCCGGCGTCCGGCAAGGTCGTGGCCGTGAACAACACGGGCAACGAGGACGGCGGCCGCTGCACCCTCAACAACCCGTGCGAGGTGGACGAGAACGGCGCGGTGACGGTGCGCCAGGGCATCAACTACGCCCAGGAGACCTACGGCATCACCAAGTGCGTGACCACCGGCAACAAGATCGACCTGAAACTGGCGGGGTGTGCGCTGCCCAAGCCGTAG
- a CDS encoding M14 family metallopeptidase, with protein sequence MRRRIRGRRATALTALLTLALAAPMAAQADDPAPRPGTDRTASPTAQGADDSVRQYEVSGPATRADRSAVAATGVSIDEVDARSLVVTADAAQAKRLRALGYRLTGLQGPPDRSEGRSAKPFDFPSADAKYHNYAEASAEINAAVAKYPSILSKRVIGKSYEGRDIVALKISDNVATDENEPEVLFTAHQHAREHLTVEMALYLVRQFTEGYGSDPRITGAVNGREIWIIPDVNPDGGEYDIATGSYRSWRKNRQPNSGSSSVGTDLNRNWDFKWGCCGGSSGSPGSETYRGPSAGSAPEVKVVADFARSRVVGGKQQIKAAIDFHTYSELVLWPFGWTYDETTTGMTRDDYDAFAAVGKKMAASNGYTPEQSSELYITDGAIDDYLWGTQKVFAYTFEMYPTDSGAGGFYPPDEVIDRETSRNRDAVLQLVENADCMYRSIGKESQYCTST encoded by the coding sequence ATGCGACGTCGCATCCGCGGTAGACGGGCCACCGCCCTCACCGCCTTGCTCACCCTCGCACTCGCCGCCCCCATGGCAGCTCAGGCCGACGATCCCGCTCCACGGCCCGGCACCGACCGCACCGCGTCACCCACTGCCCAGGGCGCCGACGATAGCGTCCGCCAGTACGAGGTTTCCGGCCCCGCCACCCGGGCCGACCGCTCCGCCGTCGCCGCCACCGGCGTGTCCATCGACGAGGTGGACGCCCGCTCCCTGGTCGTCACCGCCGACGCCGCGCAGGCCAAGCGGCTGCGCGCGCTCGGCTACCGGCTCACCGGGCTCCAGGGCCCGCCCGACCGCAGCGAGGGCAGGTCCGCCAAGCCCTTCGACTTCCCCTCGGCCGATGCGAAGTACCACAACTACGCCGAAGCGAGCGCCGAGATCAACGCAGCGGTGGCCAAGTATCCGTCGATCCTCAGCAAGCGCGTCATCGGAAAGTCGTACGAGGGCCGGGACATCGTCGCCCTCAAGATCAGCGACAATGTGGCCACGGACGAGAACGAGCCCGAGGTCCTCTTCACCGCCCATCAGCACGCGCGTGAGCACCTGACCGTGGAGATGGCCCTCTATCTGGTGCGGCAGTTCACCGAGGGCTACGGCAGCGACCCCCGGATCACAGGCGCGGTCAACGGCCGGGAGATCTGGATCATCCCGGATGTGAACCCGGACGGCGGCGAGTACGACATCGCCACCGGCTCCTACCGGAGCTGGCGCAAGAACCGCCAGCCCAACTCCGGCTCCTCGTCCGTCGGCACCGACCTCAACCGCAACTGGGACTTCAAATGGGGCTGCTGCGGCGGCTCCTCCGGCTCCCCCGGCTCGGAGACCTACCGCGGCCCCAGCGCCGGCTCCGCCCCCGAGGTGAAGGTCGTCGCCGACTTCGCCCGCAGCCGCGTCGTCGGCGGCAAGCAGCAGATCAAGGCCGCGATCGACTTCCACACCTACAGCGAACTGGTGCTGTGGCCCTTCGGCTGGACGTACGACGAAACCACCACCGGCATGACGCGGGACGACTACGACGCGTTCGCGGCGGTCGGCAAGAAGATGGCCGCGAGCAACGGCTACACCCCCGAGCAGTCCAGCGAGCTCTACATCACCGACGGCGCGATCGACGACTATCTGTGGGGCACGCAGAAGGTCTTCGCCTACACCTTCGAGATGTACCCGACCGACTCCGGCGCCGGCGGCTTCTACCCGCCCGACGAGGTCATCGACCGCGAAACCAGCCGCAACCGCGACGCGGTGCTCCAACTCGTGGAGAACGCGGACTGCATGTACCGCTCGATCGGCAAGGAATCGCAGTACTGCACCTCAACCTGA
- the cpaB gene encoding Flp pilus assembly protein CpaB: protein MNSRQRRGVILLLLSVLCAVGAFAGVLSVVNDVESKVGPETTAYKLTSDVKPYKALDAGEFEKVSMPKRYVPSTAVTDLAELRGKIAVTQLAKGSLLQRDMIANRPALKPGQQEIAIMIDAATGVAGKITPGAEVNIYATFEGSTQGEKPVSKLIVAGAEVLDLGRITALEPNQDDKRRINEAVPITFALDTKNAQRVAYAESFASHVRLALVAPGGGTSIGPGDRTYTLDGDK from the coding sequence ATGAATTCACGCCAGCGCCGCGGAGTCATCCTGCTGCTCCTGTCGGTCCTGTGCGCCGTCGGCGCCTTCGCCGGAGTGCTCTCCGTCGTCAACGACGTGGAGTCGAAGGTCGGCCCCGAGACCACCGCCTACAAGCTCACCTCGGACGTCAAGCCCTACAAGGCGCTGGACGCGGGGGAGTTCGAGAAGGTCTCGATGCCCAAGCGCTATGTGCCCTCCACCGCCGTCACCGATCTCGCCGAGCTACGCGGGAAGATCGCGGTGACCCAGCTCGCCAAGGGGTCGCTGCTGCAGCGGGACATGATCGCGAACCGGCCCGCCCTGAAGCCCGGGCAGCAGGAGATCGCCATCATGATCGACGCGGCGACCGGCGTCGCCGGCAAGATCACCCCGGGTGCGGAGGTCAACATCTACGCGACCTTCGAGGGCAGCACCCAGGGCGAGAAACCGGTCTCCAAGCTGATCGTCGCGGGCGCCGAGGTGCTCGACCTCGGCAGGATCACCGCCCTGGAGCCCAACCAGGACGACAAACGGCGGATCAACGAGGCCGTGCCGATCACCTTCGCGCTCGACACCAAGAACGCACAGCGCGTGGCGTACGCCGAGTCCTTCGCCTCACATGTGCGGCTCGCGCTGGTCGCTCCCGGCGGGGGCACCTCCATAGGTCCCGGCGACCGCACCTACACCCTCGACGGCGACAAATGA
- a CDS encoding chitinase translates to MDRARHPRPTRLRRGFARLTSAFATIALGATGLVALGGTAAGAAAANLAQNPGFESGLSGWTCSAGSGATVASPVHGGSAALKATPAGTDNARCAQTVAVKPNSSYTLSAWVQGSYVYLGAGGTGTTDVSTWTPSAPGWQQLSTSFTTGAGTTSVTVYTHGWYGQPAYYADDISLTGPGGDPGDPVPGAPSGLRTGGATSSSIDLSWSPVTGATGYNVYRDGSKVQSVGGASATVTGLAASTSYQFQVTATNAAGESPRSSAVTGTTTAGGGGGGGTVPGHAVTGYWQNFNNGAAVQKLRDVQNQYDIIAVAFADATGAPGAVDFTLDPAVGYGSEQQFKDDIKAKQAAGKSVVISIGGQNGTVSINDPASANNFANSVYALMREYGFNGVDIDLENGLNATYMSQALRALSAKAGPGLVITMAPQTIDMQSTSGAYFQTALNIKDILTVVNMQYYNSGSMLGCDGKVYSQGSVDFLTALACIQLEGGLSPSQVGLGLPASTRGAGSGYVSPAIVNNALDCLARGTNCGSFKPARTYPGLRGAMTWSTNWDATAGNAWSNAVGPKVHGLP, encoded by the coding sequence ATGGACCGTGCCCGACACCCCCGCCCCACCCGACTCAGACGCGGCTTCGCCCGGCTGACCAGCGCATTCGCCACCATCGCCCTGGGCGCCACCGGTCTGGTCGCCCTCGGCGGCACCGCCGCGGGCGCCGCCGCCGCCAACCTCGCCCAGAACCCCGGCTTCGAGTCCGGCCTCAGCGGCTGGACCTGTTCCGCCGGGAGCGGCGCCACGGTCGCGAGTCCCGTCCACGGCGGCTCGGCCGCGCTCAAGGCCACCCCGGCGGGCACGGACAACGCCCGCTGCGCCCAGACCGTGGCCGTCAAGCCCAACTCCTCGTACACGCTGAGCGCCTGGGTCCAGGGCAGCTATGTCTACCTCGGCGCCGGCGGCACCGGCACCACCGATGTCTCCACCTGGACGCCGTCGGCGCCCGGCTGGCAGCAGCTCAGCACGAGCTTCACCACCGGCGCGGGCACCACCTCGGTCACCGTCTACACCCACGGCTGGTACGGCCAGCCCGCCTACTACGCCGACGACATCAGCCTGACCGGCCCCGGCGGTGACCCCGGCGACCCGGTGCCGGGCGCGCCGAGCGGGCTGCGGACCGGCGGCGCCACCTCGTCCTCCATCGACCTGTCCTGGTCCCCGGTGACCGGCGCGACCGGCTACAACGTCTACCGCGACGGCTCCAAGGTGCAGTCGGTGGGCGGCGCTTCGGCGACCGTGACGGGTCTGGCGGCCTCGACCTCGTACCAGTTCCAGGTCACCGCCACCAACGCGGCGGGCGAGTCGCCCAGGTCGTCCGCCGTCACGGGCACGACCACGGCCGGAGGCGGCGGGGGCGGCGGCACCGTCCCGGGGCACGCGGTCACCGGGTACTGGCAGAACTTCAACAACGGCGCGGCCGTGCAGAAGCTGCGCGACGTCCAGAACCAGTACGACATCATCGCGGTCGCCTTCGCGGACGCCACCGGTGCCCCCGGAGCCGTCGACTTCACCCTCGACCCCGCCGTCGGCTACGGCAGCGAGCAGCAGTTCAAGGACGACATCAAGGCCAAGCAGGCGGCCGGGAAGTCCGTCGTGATCTCGATCGGCGGCCAGAACGGCACGGTGTCCATCAACGACCCGGCCTCCGCCAACAACTTCGCCAACTCGGTCTACGCCCTGATGCGGGAGTACGGCTTCAACGGCGTCGACATCGACCTGGAGAACGGCCTCAACGCCACCTATATGAGCCAGGCGCTGCGCGCCCTGTCGGCGAAGGCCGGGCCCGGCCTGGTGATCACCATGGCCCCGCAGACCATCGACATGCAGTCCACCTCGGGCGCCTACTTCCAGACGGCGCTGAACATCAAGGACATCCTGACGGTGGTCAATATGCAGTACTACAACAGCGGCTCGATGCTGGGCTGTGACGGCAAGGTCTACTCCCAGGGGTCGGTCGACTTCCTCACCGCCCTCGCCTGCATCCAACTGGAGGGCGGTCTTTCGCCGTCCCAGGTCGGCCTCGGCCTGCCCGCCTCGACGCGGGGCGCGGGCAGCGGCTATGTCTCCCCGGCGATCGTGAACAACGCCCTGGACTGCCTGGCGCGGGGCACGAACTGCGGCTCCTTCAAACCGGCCCGGACCTACCCGGGGCTGCGCGGCGCAATGACCTGGTCCACCAACTGGGACGCGACCGCGGGCAACGCGTGGTCGAACGCGGTGGGCCCCAAGGTCCACGGTCTGCCGTAG